A window of the Linepithema humile isolate Giens D197 chromosome 4, Lhum_UNIL_v1.0, whole genome shotgun sequence genome harbors these coding sequences:
- the bark gene encoding protein bark beetle — MRGKMHLLCISLLAILIVLVGAWPEDRYELTFAYTEPTTYSNTSATNGKTGGLRELHDSRVLQILKLKRSKSPYLLREDLYVEKGGELIIEPGVEIRFAPMVGITIRGIITAEGEPHAPILLTAAEVETPVQTPPSIRLVDGPDPLTGRLQLFHRDDWRSVCTNSRNWTRADLETACRQLGYQGGQWWSWIDRQWPSKPRLLYEEPDCRGTESSLKNCDRWSERQLGAGVCDYHPDLGISCLPRHDGATKAIKHWRGIRFEDASYERLLIRENTFYVRQSRSILRNTIIEYAGTGREYNITAAIHVEGVPPRMESISVLHSALTGINVTAPDAPVVINNCTVQHNKGYGIYVNSSTGMAHINDCMISENEADGIKYVHHDERPDDKLDRTDVFDLCTFPTTASQTFPVTIAMEQSEYAHNTKQCPQRIFTRQGHVLTMHFLQMKTDRNDSAIVEVYDGISGAGKLLASVKVRNGTLPQSVTSTGQDLFMKFTAESRTNTIVFVRLSSGYKKMYDLNVTGSTITDNNGRGIAVEKIRSALHIHETSVSTNKHVAGVHVLGGAMDVNITSSRISFNQGDGVNITVTGGNRNVSRSSISSNRGYGFAVWLNDSSATEYVHFNQSTVIEYSQIFRNKDIGVLVGNATGNSYVNVTGNWFNTSLETALQVESSWRKDNGILRVQIGHNSFVKNEKLGIKLSPALNLNATIEYNQFRDQASGGILIRNPLYEEFNILPAEIVIHHNEFYNNKGTFVVSIGLSPYSDVQNLLFTRNFLRFNNVRELFNNSGTLDVKLTPRSRVAAVVVVSSSNVDVFRNILHNPDSLYEIGSHLEDQSKVINCTYNWLESAEEKRIFARLFHRKDRYNLAKIKYVPFLRHSSNPETDIIEKTTRFVSTFVEPGTNLIGGEVDGQEELQPGEYIVERDINIRPTGKLILPPGVTLRFPSGVGMMVAGKLDAHGKRSSDILLTLKEEPVPLSNDENPMEEHVNQIEEAEPVPVRLLGGKTNLEGRLQVKIGNKWGTVCNYGWTILDAALVCHQLGFILDFENWYMERSQIPNAGINEDILLSNVRCTEDDNDITKCRAEKDQDFENSCTHANDVGVRCLEVAWAGLRLGPLAQRSDLQYITIQKAGLLDYKTNSFKPALQIDFARHSLDGVKVVNNLQDGLGVLYSDIYSTDAINTVMNSDFSQNGGSGISFKQLGMRIVNSRIESNKVAGIRHNPVLSAVQQREFAGWFLRVPDNTYKLITLPRDSEKVRGNIELANGETKYIITSKVSGESVQRVVNIKCTPGYVIGVQLLNPIENRSTEQILLHDSQRFDKNRTIWHVKRDLSVFPVSSSSFVLILEYSSGENALGGTVMVITSLLSPVQNIRNKIVNGPIPSLIVTKTKIKSNQKGVFASYYNRYLNEIGDHFLRKANETIQLVGCEISHNNEEAVYMYSPHWNIFQSNLSEISIHINDSLITDNGKGIYQFSRDARHSNNLFHWIMQDSTIERNRGGGFEVLLPDVWQYNENFTHSLYFGNNTWRNNEQFGFIVDGHFAHLNITYNRFDNNRCKTGLISVRGMEKKIRIDNNVIEGNSGVYMVEFRANSQSETLGDIYARFFYNEIKRNTYDLFVMGPRRTFDDPSYVVGFHGIQKVRVYRNLFGDNSLDYELLAGIRTAKINNEVDVRENWWGTDNDTDIRRRIFDFDDWNDHAVANYRPYLMRDSFDASISPSWRIDQQVDLNNLGGRIIENLSLYARPEPYVIHSDITIMPGATLHIYPDVVMEFAPNVGILVLGTLKAVGASSGHEIVMRPMRRVDVSMNSTFNPAPIRKSANIVAMPDETIRLCKDGRCSTLYHEGFVEYFNRTTLQWIPMCDNRFTERNAQVACRQLGYDNLNVYVSYDRRYELHPGSLTRVWSWPEPLQCSGKEQSLEDCQIRLNGQLFGHRHECSWNGKFVFLHCGKRNLDDAYDYWGGIRITNSEFEHHLYEHRMHDVVTHETVRRVESILKHINITGAGILHFERSSAVQSIMKSPAIMHVNIERSAYHGINIVSPTYTVELLSNTIDNVLGNGVNILSLTGEGREADESSFTPIKNLNIPYHLFSMVDICDTTKEITIEERVIVYYKYDNYPVNCVKIFRSPYRSKPFGFRLLQFNLFNSTGKPGRHDSIILYDGDIYNVTSKKIGHLEVNSPDEKKFFKTQEPSLSVRFFANGASHVHGFIAEIVTLPISAIGFNRDVQHNVSYSVISNCREGAVKYASAGEVNAIMTLERNQFVNNCEKLYGNFTTCKSALWLDVQNTQSLYFRHNLVQRNQGGLHIRADSRGSATALKGWIHHNLFTENFNRPVLSVEGRQSSPYQEVTIFRNYFTKNNASYENNIILKQVVSNMTLNYLHGNLGMHLLEISGFERVRLPIYQSTAHNGFYNNYAVDREGRSTIIAGTPGQQYVDNVFFNPDNDYEMLTTNRTQQLEIWRSHHVDARHNWWGYNVTLAVAGRIRDYEDSRELLQVDYIPFHMNNKSVLSDKCPPAWDLVGDTCYILIGAPMDFYSAREFCRSANASMPFIMGDYQELWKFAHKQQERFDYTERMWVQQLERVDQCTVFTYQTIEIDHCSQPSSFICEIDPRINIDPLSWRKDIVAVAVLGSICVALALLTAAIALWVSKSKKRKLERLERRNSIRQSLHSLRSIGSTSGFTELNYRRKPIATKHSTDTLNSNYKRMLNGGSLDSMDKSQLNSSIEDSQSYDVYEAHNPRYSPSTSDFKNTAQKYDTAQSVDNPVFDLAYRNEGFRNHSTFAARNAAVTAAASNWQSQPNVQSTSVDESPTTDPNTESSSYLHNTSTLPLHSSLALTDSMSELKRDIETSAAYDPIEYDSRRTYDTATLAPSQASEPVPEYASDNFQPPIPPHPYHYETESRPRSEALLETNFDTGEEKPLRSKSEALLETNLDAFLVNEPTELTQLSATARSKSQPLETAM; from the exons ATGCGCGGAAAAATGCACCTGTTGTGCATCTCTTTGCTGGCGATTCTGATCGTCCTGGTCGGAGCCTGGCCGGAAGACAGGTACGAGCTAACGTTCGCATACACGGAACCGACAACGTACTCAAACACCAGCGCGACAAATGGGAAGACTGGTGGTCTGCGCGAGCTGCACGACAGTCGCGTCCTTCAGATTCTGAAATTGAAGAGATCGAAGAGTCCTTACTTGTTGCGCGAGGACCTGTATGTCGAGAAGGGCGGCGAGCTCATCATTGAGCCCGGCGTGGAGATCCGTTTCGCTCCCATGGTCGGCATCACCATTCGCGGCATCATAACCGCCGAG GGTGAACCGCACGCGCCGATTCTTCTGACCGCGGCGGAAGTGGAAACGCCGGTCCAAACGCCACCTTCGATACGCCTTGTCGACGGACCGGATCCGTTAACGGGAAGGCTGCAGCTCTTTCACCGAGACGACTGGCGTTCCGTCTGCACGAACTCGAGAAA CTGGACCCGCGCAGACTTGGAAACGGCTTGCCGACAGCTCGGTTATCAGGGCGGGCAGTGGTGGTCGTGGATCGACAGGCAGTGGCCTTCGAAGCCGCGTCTCCTTTACGAGGAACCGGACTGTCGCGGCACCGAGTCCTCGCTGAAGAACTGCGACCGTTGGTCGGAGAGACAATTGGGCGCCGGTGTTTGCG ATTATCATCCGGACTTGGGTATCTCTTGCCTGCCGCGTCATGACGGCGCGACGAAGGCGATCAAGCATTGGCGAGGGATACGATTCGAGGACGCGTCGTATGAAAGACTGCTCATCCGGGAGAACACGTTTTACGTGCGTCAGTCGAGGTCTATTCTGCGGAACACGATAATCGA ATACGCCGGGACGGGGAGGGAATACAATATTACGGCGGCGATTCACGTGGAAGGCGTACCGCCGCGGATGGAGTCGATTTCTGTCCTACATTCCGCCCTCACGGGTATCAATGTTACCGCGCCGGACGCGCCGGTCGTGATAAATAACTGTACTGTGCAGCACAATAAAG GATACGGGATTTACGTGAACAGCTCGACCGGAATGGCGCACATCAACGACTGCATGATATCAGAGAACGAGGCAGATGGAATAAAATACGTTCACCATGACGAGCGGCCGGATGACAAGCTAGATCGTACGGACGTGTTCGATTTGTGCACCTTCCCTACCACGGCCAGTCAAACTTTCCCTGTCACAATAGCCATGGAGCAGAGTGAATACGCGCACAATACGAAGCAATGTCCACAA CGTATCTTTACGAGACAAGGTCACGTGCTGACGATGCACTTCCTGCAAATGAAGACCGACAGGAACGACAGCGCCATCGTGGAAGTTTACGATGGTATAAGCGGTGCGGGAAAATTGCTAGCCAGTGTTAAAGTGAGAAACGGAACGTTGCCGCAGAGCGTGACTTCGACGGGTCAGGATCTCTTCATGAAATTCACAGCGGAATCTCGGACGAACACGATCGTGTTCGTGCGATTGTCGTCAGGCTACA AGAAAATGTACGATCTCAACGTGACCGGCAGCACGATAACGGACAATAATGGCCGCGGCATCGCCGTGGAGAAGATAAGATCCGCTCTGCATATTCACGAGACTTCGGTATCGACTAACAAACACGTGGCCGGCGTGCACGTGTTGGGCGGCGCGATGGATGTCAACATCACCAGTAGCCGTATCTCGTTCAATCAAGGGGACGGCGTTAACATCACCGTCACGGGCGGCAATCGTAACGTGTCGCGCAGCAGTATATCGTCCAATCGCGGTTACGGCTTCGCGGTGTGGTTGAACGACAGCTCCGCCACCGAATACGTGCACTTCAATCAATCGACCGTGATCGAGTACTCGCAGATATTCCGAAATAAGGACATCGGCGTTCTG GTTGGCAACGCAACCGGCAATTCGTACGTCAACGTAACCGGCAATTGGTTCAACACCAGCCTCGAGACGGCTCTGCAAGTGGAGTCCAGTTGGAGAAAAGACAACGGAATTTTGAGAGTGCAGATCGGACACAATTCATTcgtaaaaaatgagaaattagGGATCAAGCTGAGCCCGGCGCTCAATCTCAACGCTACGATAGAATACAACCAGTTCAGAGATCAGGCGAGCGGCGGGATTTTGATAAGGAATCCGCTCTACgaggaatttaatattttacctGCGGAGATTGTAATCCACCATAacgaattttacaataataaggGCACTTTCGTAGTCAGCATTGGTTTGTCGCCCTACAGCGACGTGCAGAACTTGCTGTTTACCAGAAACTTTTTACGATTCAATAACGTTCGCGAACTGTTCAACAATAGCGGTACGTTGGACGTGAAATTGACACCGCGCTCCAGGGTGGCTGCCGTCGTTGTCGTGTCCTCGAGCAACGTTGATGTTTTccgtaatattttacacaatccCGACTCGCTCTATGAGATCGGCTCGCATCTGGAGGATCAGAGCAAAGTCATCAATTGTACGTACAACTGGCTGGAATCTGCAGAGGAAAAGCGAATATTTGCCCGATTATTTCACAG AAAGGACAGGTACAATCTTGCCAAAATCAAGTACGTGCCCTTTTTACGACACAGCAGCAATCCTGAAACGGACATCATAGAAAAGACAACGAGGTTCGTGTCAACGTTCGTCGAACCCGGCACGAATTTGATCGGCGGCGAGGTCGACGGCCAAGAGGAATTGCAGCCTGGAGAGTACATTGTCGAACGCGACATCAATATAAGACCGACCGGCAAATTAATATTGCCACCGGGCGTCACGCTGCGCTTCCCGTCGGGCGTGGGAATGATGGTTGCCGGTAAACTCGACGCGCACGGCAAAAGATCTAGTGATATTTTGCTCACTCTCAAGGAGGAGCCTGTTCCGTTATCGAATGATGAAAACCCCATGGAGGAACATGTGAATCAAATCGAAGAAGCGGAACCCGTGCCGGTGAGGCTTCTCGGAGGCAAAACCAATCTCGAGGGAAGATTACAG gtaaaaatcgGCAATAAATGGGGCACTGTGTGCAACTATGGATGGACAATTCTGGACGCGGCGCTCGTTTGCCACCAGTTGGGCTTTATTCTCGACTTCGAAAATTGGTACATGGAGCGATCGCAAATACCAAACGCCGGCATCAACGAGGATATACTTCTCAGCAATGTTCGGTGCACGGAGGACGACAACGACATAACGAAGTGTCGCGCAGAGAAAGATCAGGATTTCGAGAACTCGTGCACTCATGCGAACGACGTAGGCGTCAGGTGTTTGGAGGTTGCGTGGGCTGGTCTCAGATTGGGACCGTTGGCGCAGAGAAGCGACCTGCAATACATAACGATCCAAAAGGCAGGCCTGCTGGATTACAAGACAAACTCATTCAAGCCGG CTTTGCAAATTGACTTTGCACGGCACTCATTGGACGGTGTGAAAGTCGTTAACAATCTGCAAGACGGCTTGGGAGTTCTTTATTCGGACATATATTCAACGGACGCGATAAATACCGTGATGAACAGCGATTTTTCTCAAAACGGCGGAAGCGGCATCAGTTTCAAGCAGCTGGGCATGCGAATAGTCAATTCGCGAATCGAGAGTAACAAGGTCGCGGGAATAAGACACAATCCCGTTCTCTCGGCTGTCCAGCAGAGAGAATTCGCTGGATGGTTCCTGCGCGTTCCGGACAACACGTATAAACTGATAACCTTACCGAGGGACTCGGAAAAAGTGAGAGGGAACATCGAACTCGCTAACGGAGAAACCAAGTACATTATAACGTCCAAAGTGAGCGGCGAATCTGTCCAACGTGTCGTTAACATTAAA TGTACACCGGGCTATGTCATTGGCGTTCAATTGCTGAATCCGATAGAGAATCGAAGCACAGAACAGATTCTGCTGCACGACTCGCAGCGTTTCGACAAGAACCGAACGATCTGGCACGTAAAGCGGGATCTGAGCGTTTTTCCCGTCTCGTCTAGCTCTTTTGTGCTAATTTTGGAGTACTCGAGTGGCGAGAACGCTCTCGGTGGAACTGTTATGGTCATCACATCGCTCTTATCTCCAGTGCAG AATATTCGTAATAAAATAGTCAACGGCCCGATTCCTTCGTTGATCGTCACAAAGACGAAAATCAAGAGCAACCAGAAGGGCGTGTTCGCGTCCTACTACAATCGATACTTGAACGAGATCGGAGATCACTTCTTGCGGAAAGCCAACGAGACTATTCAGCTGGTTGGCTGCGAGATATCGCACAACAACGAGGAAGCCGTGTACATGTACTCGCCGCATTGGAACATCTTTCAGTCTAATCTGTCGGAAATCTCGATCCATATAAACGACAGTTTGATCACGGACAACGGTAAAGGGATTTATCAATTCAGCCGCGACGCGCGGCACTCCAACAATCTTTTCCACTGGATAATGCAGGACAGCACGATCGAGAGAAACCGCGGCGGCGGATTCGAGGTGCTGCTGCCGGACGTTTGGCAGTACAACGAGAACTTCACGCACTCGCTGTACTTCGGGAACAACACCTGGCGAAACAACGAGCAGTTCGGCTTCATCGTCGACGGACACTTCGCGCACCTGAACATCACGTATAACCGCTTCGACAATAATCGCTGCAAGACCGGCCTGATATCGGTGCGCGGAATGGAGAAGAAGATCAGAATCGACAATAACGTTATCGAGGGCAACAGCGGCGTGTACATGGTCGAGTTCCGCGCGAACAGCCAGTCCGAGACCCTCGGCGACATCTACGCGCGCTTCTTTTACAACGAGATCAAACGAAACACGTACGATCTCTTCGTCATGGGACCGCGCCGGACGTTCGACGATCCCAGCTACGTCGTCGGCTTTCACGGTATACAAAAGGTTCGGGTTTACAGAAATCTCTTCGGCGATAACTCGTTGGATTACGAATTACTGGCGGGCATCAGGACGGCCAAGATTAACAACGAGGTGGACGTTAGGGAAAATTGGTGGGGCACCGATAACGACACTGATATAAG ACGTAGAATTTTCGACTTCGACGATTGGAACGATCACGCCGTAGCCAATTATCGACCGTACTTGATGAGGGACTCGTTCGACGCGTCTATCTCTCCATCGTGGCGCATAGATCAGCAGGTCGACTTAAACAATCTCGGCGGTCGTATAATCGAGAACCTCTCGCTGTATGCAAGACCGGAACCGTATGTCATACATTCCGATATCACGATTATGCCGGGAGCTACTTTGCACATCTACCCGGACGTCGTGATGGAGTTCGCTCCGAATGTCGGAATCTTAGTCCTGGGAACGTTGAAAGCCGTCGGCGCGTCATCCGGCCACGAAATCGTAATGAGACCGATGAGACGAGTGGACGTAAGCATGAATTCCACGTTCAACCCGGCACCGATAAGAAAATCTGCCAATATTGTGGCGATGCCGGACGAGACGATCCGTCTGTGCAAAGATGGACGCTGCTCAACGTTGTATCACGAAG GATTCGTAGAGTACTTCAATAGAACGACTCTTCAGTGGATTCCCATGTGCGACAACCGGTTCACCGAGCGCAATGCACAGGTGGCATGCCGGCAGCTCGGTTACGACAATCTCAACGTCTACGTGTCGTACGATCGTAGATACGAGCTTCATCCCGGATCGTTGACGCGCGTCTGGTCCTGGCCCGAGCCGCTGCAG tgtTCCGGAAAAGAGCAGAGTCTGGAAGATTGTCAGATCAGGTTGAACGGTCAGCTGTTCGGCCATCGTCACGAGTGCTCGTGGAACGGCAAGTTCGTCTTCCTGCATTGCGGCAAGCGGAACCTGGATGACGCGTACGATTACTGGGGCGGAATACGCATCACGAACAGCGAGTTCGAGCATCACCTGTACGAGCATCGCATGCACGACGTGGTGACCCACGAAACTGTCCGACGCGTCGAATCGATTCTCAAACACATCAATATAACCGGCGCTGGAATTTTACACTTCGAGAGATCGTCCGCCGTGCAGTCGATCATGAAATCTCCGGCGATAATGCACGTTAATATAGAGCGTAGCGCTTATCACGGGATAAATATTGTGTCTCCCACATACACG GTGGAATTGTTGTCCAACACGATCGACAATGTCCTCGGGAATGGCGTGAACATACTCTCTCTGACGGGAGAAGGCCGCGAGGCGGACGAGAGCTCCTTCACACCCATCAAGAATCTTAATATCCCTTATCACTTGTTCAGCATGGTCGATATATGCGACACCACCAAAGAAATCACGATCGAAGAGCGCGTAATTGTCTACTACAAGTACGACAACTACCCTGTGAATTGCGTGAAAATCTTCCGCAGCCCCTACAGAAGCAAACCATTCGGATTTAG GCTTTTGCAATTCAATCTTTTCAACTCCACCGGAAAGCCGGGTCGGCACGacagtataattttgtacGACGGAGACATTTACAACGTCACCTCCAAGAAGATCGGCCATTTGGAAGTTAATTCTCCGGACgagaagaaatttttcaaaacgcAGGAACCGAGCCTCAGCGTGAGGTTCTTCGCTAATGGCGCCAGCCACGTGCACGGATTTATCGCTGAAATCGTGACTCTGCCAATATCAGCCATCGGtttta ATCGTGACGTGCAGCATAATGTCTCTTATTCTGTGATATCGAACTGTCGCGAGGGCGCCGTGAAGTATGCAAGTGCCGGCGAAGTGAATGCCATAATGACGCTGGAGCGCAATCAGTTCGTGAACAATTGCGAAAAGCTGTACGGCAATTTCACCACGTGTAAATCTGCATTGTGGCTCGACGTGCAAAACACGCAGTCGCTCTATTTCAGA CATAACTTGGTGCAACGGAATCAAGGCGGTCTTCACATTCGCGCCGATTCGAGAGGTTCGGCAACAGCTCTCAAGGGATGGATCCATCACAATCTCTTCACGGAGAACTTCAACAGGCCTGTGTT ATCCGTCGAGGGTCGTCAGAGCAGTCCTTATCAAGAAGTGACTATATTCCGGAATTATTTCACGAAGAACAACGCTTCTTACGagaataatatcattttgaaGCAAGTGGTCAGCAATATGACACTCAATTATCTGCACGGAAACCTCGGTATGCATTTACTGGAGATCTCAGGATTCGAAAGGGTTCGATTGCCTATTTATCAAAGCACGGCTCACAACGGCTTTTACAA CAACTACGCGGTGGATCGTGAAGGTCGTAGTACTATTATTGCCGGCACACCTGGACAGCAATACGTCGATAATGTGTTCTTTAATCCCGATAATGATTATGAGATGCTCACGACGAACAGAACTCa ACAATTGGAGATTTGGAGATCTCATCACGTAGATGCGCGCCACAACTGGTGGGGTTACAACGTAACTTTGGCGGTTGCGGGACGCATCAGAGATTACGAGGACTCGCGCGAGTTGCTGCAGGTCGATTATATTCCCTTCCACATGAACAATAAGTCGGTGTTGAGCGACAAATGTCCGCCCGCCTGGGATCTCGTCGGTGACACGTGCTACATATTAATCGGCGCACCGATGGACTTTTACAGCGCGCGAGAGTTTTGCAGG TCGGCAAATGCATCGATGCCTTTCATCATGGGAGATTATCAGGAACTTTGGAAATTCGCGCACAAGCAACAAGAACGCTTCGACTACACTGAACGCATGTGGGTGCAGCAGTTGGAGCGCGTGGATCAGTGCACGGTGTTCACGTATCAAACCATCGAGATCGATCATTGCTCACAACCTTCTTCCTTCATTTGTGAAATCG ATCCTAGAATCAACATCGATCCCTTGTCGTGGAGGAAAGACATCGTTGCGGTGGCTGTTTTGGGATCCATTTGCGTCGCGCTCGCTTTGCTGACCGCGGCTATTGCGCTGTGGGTGTCCAAGTCGAAAAAGCGTAAGCTTGAAAGATTGGAACGACGTAATTCCATCAGGCAATCTCTGCATTCTCTACGATCAATCGGCTCCACTTCAGGATTCACGGAACTTAATTATCGGCGGAAGCCTATCGCA ACCAAACATTCCACTGACACGCTGAATTCGAATTACAAGCGCATGTTGAACGGCGGCAGCCTGGACTCGATGGACAAATCTCAATTGAACTCTTCGATAGAGGACAGTCAGAGCTATGACGTGTACGAGGCTCACAATCCACGATACTCGCCGAGCACGAGCGATTTCAAGAACACGGCGCAGAAGTACGACACGGCGCAGAGCGTCGACAATCCGGTCTTCGATCTGGCGTATCGCAACGAGGGCTTCCGCAATCATTCGACTTTTGCGGCGAGGAATGCCGCCGTCACAGCCGCCGCTTCTAACTGGCAGTCGCAGCCGAACGTGCAGTCCACCTCGGTCGACGAGAGCCCCACGACCGATCCCAACACCGAGAGCTCGTCGTATCTCCACAACACGTCCACGCTGCCGTTGCACTCCAGCCTTGCGCTCACCGACTCGATGAGCGAGCTGAAACGCGACATCGAGACGTCGGCCGCGTACGATCCCATAGAGTACGACTCCAGGCGCACCTACGACACGGCCACGTTGGCGCCAAGTCAGGCGTCCGAGCCCGTGCCGGAGTACGCGTCGGATAACTTCCAGCCGCCGATACCGCCGCATCCCTACCACTACGAGACCGAGAGCAGACCGAGGAGCGAGGCTCTGTTGGAGACGAATTTCGACACGGGCGAGGAGAAGCCGCTGCGCTCGAAGAGCGAGGCCCTGCTCGAGACTAATCTGGACGCGTTCCTAGTCAACGAACCCACGGAACTCACGCAGCTGTCGGCGACCGCGAGAAGCAAGAGCCAGCCGCTGGAAACGGCGATGTAG